The stretch of DNA agtgttgacttttcgccagacatggcggttttggttgtgaccaaacagttcaattttgcacctacatcagttgatgaaaactctttttaatttagtctcgacaacacaactgttaaaaaaaaacaaaaaaaaactactgaattgattgattaggaaatcaggttgaaataatagaaaattccaaaatgttgagggggttcacaaacttttgagcagcactgtatacctacgaactaaattatgaaggcataaaaaaacattaactcaaacaaaaacttacctaatgttttactaaatattagacatcaattaatgtttctaagctaaaattgatagacatttcaaataataaatataattctttttatgtCTGGGTTGAAATAAAAGTGGTTGTGCGGTatctgtaaactggggtctcATAGTTCGGTGGCCATGAaactgcttgattgattgatggcagcatatacacatattgttctatcaaatacagcagtttattttaaagaggggtgcaagagcagaaactgttttttttttttttttttttctcagccttgtctatgttttccgccatacatgcTTATGGCTATGGCAAATCATTTTGACACGTTTTCTCTATGATTACAGGGTGAAGAGACAAAAGAACCAAGCCATCTTCCTGTTGCTAAACGGGTATGTGAACCTTCAGGCATGTTTTGAGTGAATGAattgtaatatttttaaaatgattgtgATTTCCTTGCTAGCCTGCCGCAATTAAAATAGCTTGGAGGTcctttgctgtcaatggcagccagagtTCATCTTTTTAGTGTAATTGTGTTGGTTTTACTCGAGGAAATCTGTTAGAGGCTTtgtatgtttaaaaataagttcaaattCATTAATATATTGATATAGTCATTGAGATGAATGGAGTACAACTACAGAAAATGAAACTGTAACAAGATCATTCACTGTCAaacctcctagttcaaatggattggacgtccatcacagTCAATGGTGGCCGATATGTTAACTAAACAAAGCAGAAGAAACTACTTGTTCAGAATTACATAGTATTTTCTTTGTCCCCCAGAAtcaacaagtaaaaaaaatatttttgtcagcCTTCAATTGGATGACTATTTTCCAGCAATAGGTGGCAAGATTATAAATTGACATTTCTTGTGAAACTGtcattaaaatgtcatcaccATTTTCTTTCGATCCTTCTAGGCAAACCCAAATCCCAGCAAATGTTTAGGTGTATTTGGCCTCAGCTTGGAGACCACAGAGCAAGACCTGAGAGCCTTCTTTTCCTATTACGGTCCTCTAACCGGTGTCACCCTGGTCCTCCACCAACGCTCTGGTCGCTCGCGGGGCTACGCTTTTGTTAACTTTGTGAAAATCGAGGATTCCAAGAGGGTAATTTGAAATTGGTATCCTATTTTTATTTGGTTGTGATTACTAGAGCCCACCACTAGATGTCAGTCTTATCACGAGCACCCAGTTGATGCTGATCATTAACTTTCCTCGTTTGTTTCTCAGGCAATGGAGCAAGCCAATGGTATGGAGTTAGACGGGATGCCAATTAGACTCGATTACTCCATCACTAAGCGGGCTCACTCCCCCACACCTGGAGTCTACAAGGGAAAACAACCCATGTAAGAGCAACACTGATGTTTCAGTTTcacttcatttgaagtgggagagctGACATTGATGAGTATTTCCAAATTCAAATAGCCAGTTTTTCCCTATTCTCCGAGATTCAAGTTTAGTCTTAACCCCaatacagtggcacctctacttaagaagttaatttgttccaggaccttgcttgtaagttgaaatagtcgtatgtcgagcaggattttccctgaagaaaacataattccattaattcgttccacagcccaaaaacctacactaaatccttaataaatactgctgatacaattacaaatggcaattacacatagcaaaacaaataaattatttataaaaaCCGAAAATAGTAAGGATTCCTGTAaacatgtaacgaatcgggttctaatgtgacgTTCGTGTTTAGCgtactgtacctgaacgcaccgtgtctctgacgtgacagagagggagggaggagcGGTTgagattttaaatgttttgttggGAACACCGTCAACTTCTGCGGACAGTACGCATGttgagttctgaaataaatgatacgaACTTGAAGAAGCTGGcgattacaataataataattgtcaccttaacttataaaaactAGCAAATGGAGGTCAGAGAAGAACTGTGGAGATCTTAaacattctacggctgtattgttgagccagttcgcgGTTGCGCACCCCAGGaccatatttttctatgatttccaactgcatttcaatggtaagcgtcacctttttccttgtttcacaacCTGCACTAAGATTCTTGGAACCtgcgttgatttctctcacaagaaaatccgccgtgcgtccgtccgcCACGATTTTATGTCGTCAAATTTTGAGCATttcatcggatgtagaaacaaatggcgagtcaaattttacgtcgaatgtcgagaagatcgtgtgtcgaggtaccactgtattttgttttgccttaatctgccattgatggcagtggacatccaatccattttaaaatttgCTCTCACGATTAATCTCACCGCCATATTTGTTCCAGATTTAATCTATACAGGGAaaagtgttctgtcagattgtTTATCTCTTCACTCAATGAACAATTGTTGCTACTTCAATTCTTTTTCCAACAGAGAAGAAGAAGACGTGAGAGGGTACTGGAGAGCACGGGCTTCATACCACAACAGAGGCTACGACCGAGGCCACGACCGCGGCTACGACCGATACCACGACCGCGGCTACGACCGATACCACGACCGCGGCTACGACCGATACCACGATCGGTACTACGACCGTGGCTTCGACAGGGGCTACGATAGACGCTACGACCGATATGACCGATATGACGATTACGATCGCTGGGCCAGGTAATTCGTCATTTACGCCGCGTAAATATCACTCTACTAGGTTTTTCAACTCTTCATGTCGTGATGCAGTCGCAGACACTCCCCTTCGCCGGACTATGGTCGAATCAGACCTCTCTTACGCTTCAGCCCAAgtaagcaaaaaaaatatacgTGAATGCGTTTTTATATATAGTCAATCCGGTTCGTATAGGTATTCCAATCACATCTGTTCAGTAATACCACTGATTCGCTTTGATGTGTTTTCTTTTCGCAGGGCGCTGAGGTGCAGCGGCTGAACGAACTAGCATGTCTTAATTCACAGCCCGCAGTTGTGTTTTACATGCAGATAGAGTTCTCAATTGTAAATCATTTCCACTTTCACAGTGTGAGCGAAGAACTCTTTGTAATGTATCTTTTTTCTAGTTgccattcactttttttttttttttttttgttacaatgaCCTCAAATGTTGTCGGTGGCGACTGAGTGAGTCTTCTGAAAATTTGGCTACTTTGTAAGGCCTACATTTGAGAATTAAAGATCTCACACtgttttttaaccatttttttcatgtgtctctgtgtgtgtatattgaaATACAAAGATGAACTTTCTAAAGTTTCCCATCCTTTTGGCTCTAATATGCATTACAATCGAAGTTTGGTTGAAGTTCTATGGATGGGAGTTGAGATGTGTGGATGAGGTGGGGCGGGGGGTTCACAACAGGGGGGACGCCAGGATGGTGCTGGTGTTCACACACGTTAGGGTTAATGTTGGGGTCGGACTTGAAGTACATGATGACTTCTGAAAAAGTTTCTACACAACTTCATTCAAGTCAATAAAACAAACTGAAAAAGGCTCTTGTTATAACTTTATTGG from Corythoichthys intestinalis isolate RoL2023-P3 chromosome 22, ASM3026506v1, whole genome shotgun sequence encodes:
- the tra2a gene encoding transformer-2 protein homolog alpha, yielding MSKIGERAQGTGVSYSPSQFEDANPWLQTSNSPSKLEDESSWQQDSCSPSKMEVANPTQDEPEFGAGSTNESQAFENSGTTAPSPSKLGSSTNNDSTQNTNPSSSPSQPTQPQGEETKEPSHLPVAKRANPNPSKCLGVFGLSLETTEQDLRAFFSYYGPLTGVTLVLHQRSGRSRGYAFVNFVKIEDSKRAMEQANGMELDGMPIRLDYSITKRAHSPTPGVYKGKQPIEEEDVRGYWRARASYHNRGYDRGHDRGYDRYHDRGYDRYHDRGYDRYHDRYYDRGFDRGYDRRYDRYDRYDDYDRWASRRHSPSPDYGRIRPLLRFSPRR